The Fusibacter sp. A1 DNA segment TCTCACCATAGCAGTAAACAATCAACAAGGCAACTTAATCCCGATTCTGCGGCTTGACGAACTCAAAATACTTCACATCCTCATTTTTTAGGTGTCCTTCAAGAATTACGCCCGATATGAATGTGAACAGCTCGACTGGCGAGATATTGCCCTGTAGTGCTTTTTCATAAATTGATTTTACCTTTTGAAGCAGCAAGTCATGAATTGCCATGTGTTCTTTGACATTTGGGTAGCCCACTGCATTCAAAATGCTTATTTCACTTGTGAAATGCTGCTCGATCTCATGCAAAAATGCATCCACACTATGCAGTGTTTCTGTAAATGTGTTTTTTCCAAGTGCGCTTTCAATAATCGTGTTAAATCTATCGAGTAGCATTTTGTGTTCTTGATCGATGACAGGGTGATTGCAATTCCAGGCATTATCCCAGTTGACTTTGACTAGAATATTCTTCTCGGTGAGATGATCGCTGATTGACACTTTGTTTTTCCCACTGTTCTTAGAGACATAAAGCGCCCTGTCCGTGCGAAGGAACCATGATTCCAGATACTCGTGCTCAACCCACTGCGAGCACCCAATGCTTGCACTCACACCTGATGTCTGGCTAATTTCAATTTGCTCGATTCCTTGGCGAATCCGTTCAGCCACGCGTTCTGCTTCAATCAGTGCCGTATGCGGTAAAAGTAAGATGAACTCGTCGCCACCCCATCTTGAAAAGACATCTTCACCGCGAATCAACTCATTGACGCAGGCAACCACATTCAATAGGACCTTATCACCTGTCGCATGCCCGTAGGTATCGTTTACATTTTTAAAATGGTCGAGATCGAAGTAGACCAATGAAATAGGATATTGGTGCCTTAGCGCTTGGCTGAATTCCTCAAAAACCCTCTGGTTAAAATACTCCCGTGTATAGATTCCTGTAAACCGGTCCTTGATGAACTTCTGCTCAAGCTCGATCTTGCTCGTGAGCATCCGATTATAGTTCATAATACCAGTGTATGTCTTCCTTGAAATGATGACGCCAATAAGCATAACAAATAGAAACGCTAAGAAAAACAGACCCCTTTGGTCTTTC contains these protein-coding regions:
- a CDS encoding diguanylate cyclase, encoding MTHLQMNSKGKKIIAYAVAVSAFLLLTVVMSALLFGFYEQLKADREYDVSIHYHNLINEVQDFTHENTSLLSGFSAFIQLNEDFTDDQINMYLHYLLKDHLEDIKNVGIFKDTTAMWVYPIEGNEAIIGINLAEIPEQEDDVIRVKENLETLFTGPVNLVQGGVGFIIRMPLVKSGDYWGMVSIVLKAEQAFAFIDSFSQINQVDYFVTHADHPDKVIYGDQKILTMEPLKFRTVDSLGGWDVYSVPKGGWKDQRGLFFLAFLFVMLIGVIISRKTYTGIMNYNRMLTSKIELEQKFIKDRFTGIYTREYFNQRVFEEFSQALRHQYPISLVYFDLDHFKNVNDTYGHATGDKVLLNVVACVNELIRGEDVFSRWGGDEFILLLPHTALIEAERVAERIRQGIEQIEISQTSGVSASIGCSQWVEHEYLESWFLRTDRALYVSKNSGKNKVSISDHLTEKNILVKVNWDNAWNCNHPVIDQEHKMLLDRFNTIIESALGKNTFTETLHSVDAFLHEIEQHFTSEISILNAVGYPNVKEHMAIHDLLLQKVKSIYEKALQGNISPVELFTFISGVILEGHLKNEDVKYFEFVKPQNRD